In Molothrus ater isolate BHLD 08-10-18 breed brown headed cowbird chromosome 7, BPBGC_Mater_1.1, whole genome shotgun sequence, one genomic interval encodes:
- the SSB gene encoding lupus La protein encodes MAENGNGENMSILESKICQQIEYYFGNHNLPRDKFLKEQIKLDDGWVPLEVMIKFNRLSRLSKDFGVIVEALRKSKTGLMEINEDKTKIRRSPNKPLPELNDQYKAAIKNRSVYVKGFPLDATLDDIKEWLEDKGPVENIQMRRTLQRTFKGSIFAVFDSVESAKKFTEIPNQKYKDTELIVLFKEEYCTKKNEERKQNKVEAKARAKQEKEEKQKQAADAEMKSLEEKTGCLLKFSGDLDDQTCREDLHEVFSGHGEIKWIHFVRGAKEGIILFKDIAKEALEKAKAAHNGNLQLRNKDVSWEILEGDAEKEALKKILEDQQELLKQKTKGRKIKGKGRGGKIPQGAQKGKIQFQGKKIKFENDEEDGENDTKTEPASPKKRPLEETEKEEPAPKQLKTENGDGNQ; translated from the exons ATGGCTGAAAATGGAAATGGTGAAAACATGTCTATCTTGGAAAGCAAAATCTGTCAGCAAATTGAG TACTATTTTGGCAATCACAATCTACCAAGAGACAAGTTTCTAAAGGAACAGATCAAACTAGATGATGGCTGGGTACCTTTAGAAGTAATGATCAAATTCAACAG GTTAAGTCGCCTTTCAAAAGATTTTGGTGTTATTGTAGAAGCACTTAGAAAATCCAAAACTGgtttaatggaaataaatgaagaCAAAACTAAAATCAGAAGATCTCCAAATAAACCCCTTCCTGAATTAAATGACCAGTATAAGGCTGCAATTAAAAACAGATCTGTATACGTT AAAGGCTTTCCACTAGATGCTACTCTTGATGATATCAAAGAATGGCTTGAGGATAAAGGTCCAGttgaaaatattcaaatgagGAGAACATTGCAGAGAACGTTTAAG GGCTCAATATTTGCAGTTTTTGATAGTGTTGAATCTGCTAAGAAGTTCACAGAGATACCAAATCAAAAGTACAAAGACACAGAGCTGATAGTACTTTTCAA GGAGGAGTACTGTACAAAGAAGaatgaagaaaggaaacaaaacaaagtagaagcaaaagcaagagcTAAACA ggaaaaagaagaaaagcagaaacaagcAGCAGATGCTGAAATG AAGTCTCTGGAAGAAAAGACAGGATGTCTTTTGAAGTTTTCTGGTGATCTTGATGACCAAACGTGCAGAGAAGACCTCCATGAAGTATTTTCTGGTCACGGAGAAATCAAGTGGATACACTTTGTCAGAGGTGCAAAGGAG GGAATTATCCTATTTAAGGATATTGCCAAAGAAGCTCTGGAAAAAGCCAAAGCAGCACATAATGGAAACTTGCAGCTCCGGAACAAGGATGTTTCATGGGAAATACTAGAAGGAGATGCAGAGAAAGAggctctgaaaaaaatcctggaagatcagcaggaattgctgaaacagaaaacaaaag GGCgcaaaattaaaggaaaaggaagaggaggaaagatACCTCAGGGtgcacaaaaaggaaaaatacagtttcagggcaagaaaataaagtttgaGAATGATGAAGAAGATGGTGAAAATGATACTAAAACAG AACCAGCAAGTCCCAAGAAGAGACCACtagaggaaacagaaaaggaagaaccTGCACCAAAacaactgaaaacagaaaatggagaTGGCAATCAGTAA
- the METTL5 gene encoding rRNA N6-adenosine-methyltransferase METTL5 isoform X1, protein MSRVYNKRDQSSHLLTPHGKLPGVSFPQVPVSPGRGGAARRKSEVRGGARSGPAELRKTINMKKLKLKELESCLQQVDTFENPKLLLEQYPTRPHIAACMLYTIHNTFDDIENKTIADLGCGCGMLSIGSAMLGAGFCVGLDIDADALEIFNSNIEDFELTNVNMVQCDICSLSDSMSDTFDTVIMNPPFGTKHNKGIDMIFLKTALQMAKTAVYSLHKTSTRQHIQKKAAEWEVKMEVLAELRFDLPASYKFHKKKSVDIEVDFIRFSAKKVLN, encoded by the exons ATGTCTCGTGTTTATAATAAACGAGACCAAAGCTCGCACTTGTTAACGCCACACGGGAAGCTCCCTGGCGTTTCATTCCCGCAGGTGCCCGTCAGCCCGGGAAGGGGCGGGGCGGCGCGCCGGAAGTCGGAAGTGCGCGGTGGCGCCCGGAGCGGCCCGGCCGAGCTGCG taAAACCATaaacatgaagaaattaaagCTTAAAGAACTGGAAAGCTGTCTTCAACAAGTTGATACTTTTGAAAATCCAAAACTACTCCTTGAACAGTATCCAACAAGACCTCATATTGCAG catGTATGCTTTATACAATTCACAATACTTTTGATGatattgaaaacaaaacaattgcAGATTTAGGATGTGGTTGTGGCATGCTCAGCATTGGAAGTGCAATGTTAGGAGCAGG ATTCTGTGTGGGCCTTGACATAGATGCAGATgcactggaaatatttaatagCAATATTGAAGACTTTGAGCTCACGAATGTCAACATGGTTCAGTGTGACATCTGTTCTTTATCTGACAGCATGTCAGATACTTTTGACACAGTTATTATGAACCCTCCATTTGGTACCAAGCATAACAAAG GAATTGATatgatttttctgaaaactgctCTACAAATGGCAAAAACAGCTGTATATTCCCTTCACAAAACTTCAACACGACAG CACATtcaaaagaaagcagcagaatgggAAGTGAAGATGGAAGTCTTAGCAG AACTTAGGTTTGACTTACCAGCATCATACAAGTTCCATAAGAAGAAATCA GTTGACATTGAAGTGGATTTCATTAGATTTTCTGCCAAAAAAGTCCTGAACTGA
- the METTL5 gene encoding rRNA N6-adenosine-methyltransferase METTL5 isoform X2 produces MKKLKLKELESCLQQVDTFENPKLLLEQYPTRPHIAACMLYTIHNTFDDIENKTIADLGCGCGMLSIGSAMLGAGFCVGLDIDADALEIFNSNIEDFELTNVNMVQCDICSLSDSMSDTFDTVIMNPPFGTKHNKGIDMIFLKTALQMAKTAVYSLHKTSTRQHIQKKAAEWEVKMEVLAELRFDLPASYKFHKKKSVDIEVDFIRFSAKKVLN; encoded by the exons atgaagaaattaaagCTTAAAGAACTGGAAAGCTGTCTTCAACAAGTTGATACTTTTGAAAATCCAAAACTACTCCTTGAACAGTATCCAACAAGACCTCATATTGCAG catGTATGCTTTATACAATTCACAATACTTTTGATGatattgaaaacaaaacaattgcAGATTTAGGATGTGGTTGTGGCATGCTCAGCATTGGAAGTGCAATGTTAGGAGCAGG ATTCTGTGTGGGCCTTGACATAGATGCAGATgcactggaaatatttaatagCAATATTGAAGACTTTGAGCTCACGAATGTCAACATGGTTCAGTGTGACATCTGTTCTTTATCTGACAGCATGTCAGATACTTTTGACACAGTTATTATGAACCCTCCATTTGGTACCAAGCATAACAAAG GAATTGATatgatttttctgaaaactgctCTACAAATGGCAAAAACAGCTGTATATTCCCTTCACAAAACTTCAACACGACAG CACATtcaaaagaaagcagcagaatgggAAGTGAAGATGGAAGTCTTAGCAG AACTTAGGTTTGACTTACCAGCATCATACAAGTTCCATAAGAAGAAATCA GTTGACATTGAAGTGGATTTCATTAGATTTTCTGCCAAAAAAGTCCTGAACTGA